The proteins below are encoded in one region of Desulfobacterales bacterium:
- a CDS encoding response regulator has protein sequence MKILSVDDSKATRQFIKRAVDVLGFEFLEAADGKEGLEILNTEGVRVDLILLDWNMPVMDGIEMLKILKSSSLLKGIPVTFVSTEQERQKISEALHHGARNFLIKPFSQEDLIGKIMESLGMEV, from the coding sequence ATGAAAATTTTATCCGTAGACGATTCAAAAGCAACCCGACAGTTTATCAAACGTGCCGTTGACGTACTGGGTTTTGAATTTCTTGAAGCTGCCGACGGCAAAGAAGGGCTGGAGATCCTCAACACCGAAGGCGTCAGGGTCGACCTGATCCTTCTGGACTGGAACATGCCGGTCATGGACGGTATCGAAATGCTGAAAATTCTTAAATCCAGCAGCCTTTTAAAGGGGATCCCGGTTACCTTCGTTTCAACCGAGCAGGAACGACAGAAAATTTCCGAAGCACTCCATCATGGCGCCAGGAACTTCCTGATCAAACCGTTTTCACAGGAAGACCTGATCGGGAAAATCATGGAAAGCCTGGGAATGGAAGTATAG
- a CDS encoding protein-glutamate O-methyltransferase CheR: protein MRFATAEIDSNEFHLLRDYIEQNCGIFLLEEKMYLVCTRLTSLMVESGCNSFAELYHKALSDVSFRLRDKIVEAITTNETFWFRDESPFVILGEELFKNFAAEIGSGRRSKIKIWCAGCSTGQEPYSIAMTVLEFIRKQQILKPEHVEILGTDISSAVLYIAMAGRYDGLAMSRGLPEELKNRYFDPDGKVWVIKNDVKKMVRFQKLNLQDDFYHLENQDIVFCRNVLIYFSNEFKKDILKRISRVLGPGGNLFLGASESLFNLTQDYRMFRHTMGFYYAKELK, encoded by the coding sequence ATGAGGTTTGCGACAGCAGAAATAGATTCCAATGAATTTCATCTTCTTCGGGATTATATCGAACAAAACTGCGGTATCTTCCTGCTTGAAGAAAAAATGTATCTTGTGTGCACCCGCCTGACATCCCTGATGGTCGAAAGCGGCTGTAATTCATTTGCCGAACTTTACCATAAAGCGCTTTCGGACGTCTCTTTCAGGTTGCGCGATAAAATTGTTGAAGCCATTACCACCAATGAAACATTCTGGTTCCGGGATGAAAGCCCCTTTGTCATTTTGGGGGAAGAGCTTTTTAAAAATTTTGCCGCTGAAATTGGATCGGGCAGGCGCAGTAAAATTAAAATCTGGTGCGCCGGATGTTCAACCGGACAGGAACCGTATTCGATTGCGATGACCGTGCTGGAGTTCATCCGCAAACAGCAGATATTAAAACCCGAGCACGTTGAAATACTGGGAACGGATATCTCCTCAGCCGTGCTTTATATTGCCATGGCCGGTCGCTACGATGGTCTGGCCATGTCCCGCGGGCTTCCGGAAGAGCTTAAAAACCGATATTTCGATCCGGACGGTAAGGTCTGGGTCATAAAAAATGACGTTAAAAAAATGGTCCGGTTTCAAAAGCTGAACCTGCAGGATGATTTCTATCATCTCGAGAATCAGGATATTGTTTTTTGCCGCAACGTACTGATATATTTTTCAAATGAATTCAAAAAAGACATTCTGAAGCGTATCTCCAGGGTTTTGGGACCGGGCGGGAATCTCTTTCTGGGCGCTTCAGAGTCCCTATTCAATCTGACCCAGGACTATAGAATGTTTCGGCATACCATGGGATTTTATTATGCAAAAGAACTCAAATAA